The DNA sequence GGTCATggccattggtacgacctaacgacctcacaTTTTCTTACCTTATGGATAAtcaaggaacgtccgttgactaaatccctaatcaataaacaaccttgggaacgttctcaagatttaatttaccgacaacattaagaactaaaaaggcccaattctaaccaataaattcctacgaggatttatttaagttagattgtgcattccccacaacataatcaaaaacttctacataatcaattatgctatgttaccactagttattgaactaaacaaacaattatggatttgcaagttcaattggctaggctaatattttttacaatgaatcagattatttgtaataaaagcacagagaacaacacaaatactaatatgaataaaagagaaagcataaattaaatCTCACAACTTGTTGGATTTAAGCATTCACCAAGCCTTTAACCGGATTGAGAAaactagctagacatgctcatggaagaacgcatgaaaagcaaaataaaaaaaatcataaaaacatagagaaatagaagagttcaaaagttgtctcttaaagtgaattacatcacctatttataatagctaaATACCTAATTCTACTAAGATTAAaagtagattcctaattgaactaaaagacttatggaaataaaattataatcctagttaaactcctcATTCATCAAAAGGAAGTCCAAGCAGCTCCCaattcttgccaaaaattgagtttgagtcttgtccggattttcattttggtgtttttcttcatattccatttcatttgtcctaatgctgcaaaataatatttaattaggagcattttaGTAACAAAAtgggtcaaaatattatatgaaataagtaTTACACTAGATCATACTATTACTAAAGTAGACCATTACCACATATTAAACCCATACCATGACCAAGATGTCTTTTGACTTCGCCAACTAAATTAGATGGCTCATGCCTCATTTAcagtataatttattgattggaGCTAGcgaaatttttttagaaaaactaTCCTTTtgtaagaattatatataattgggagCAGTTAAGCCCCAACTAATTGATTGTGgttttgaaataattgatttttaaaaataataattatgatatttaattgaatttataattttaataatcaattatacaattatagaTTGTAGTTCAATTGCAAAATTGACATCATGTCAAGTAGTTTGGATAGAATGtgacatgtatatataactattaACTTGACGAAAAATAATTAGGATGTGACTAAACTAAAAATCGCAGCTTTTATCCAAACGTAGTTGTGGTAGAAtttaaggaaaaattgcattttggaCCCATATGCTAGGGCCTCTTAATTTAATctcatttgttataattttctgACGTTGTAttctataattgatttttttttctattttagtcCTCATGTACATGTTTCGTCCAATAATTGACGGAACCGATAGCAAGCTATTATGGGGCACGtacttttttcattaattattggacgaaTACACGTGaggattaaaattgagaaaattttgaagttatgTGATGCAATATgagaaaaatcataacaaattaaaccaaattaaaaaagacaCCAAcatatgggacaaaaaatatgatttttccaagaatttaattatccaagaagttattttgaaaaacaggcctaaatgatataaaaaaattaatgtatttacaCTCGAAACGTCGAACGGGCACTTAAAATAACATGCATGTTTGCATGccattcataattataaataaataaaaaaatttaagaaacgTACAAAACAAGAAcctaaatagaaaattcaaactgattttttgtttgctcaacgtttattaaaaaaattgaaaaaatcaagatCATAATAcctattttttctctctatgaGTCAATTTCTCTAGACTCTTGGATTCCCATCAATCCTGTTTCAGTCTTTCCTCTCCTCTCTCCAAGCCACAAAGCCTTATCACTTTCACTAAATATTCCCATTTATTCATATCCAGCCTCTCAAACTTTGAGGGAAACTCTAATGCTAAAAACACCTTCAATGAAGATGGCATGGGGTGCTGCCTTCTTGATTGTGTTGCAGTTCATGTTCATATCCGTGGAGGGAATTGGTGTGAATTGGGGGACTCAGGCTGCCCAGAACTTGCCTCCTAGTACAATTGTCCAAATTCTCAAAGACAACGGCATTGACAAGATCAAGCTGTTCGACTCTGATGCATGGACCGTGTCACATTTCGCCAAGACGGGCATCGAGGTCATGCTCGGCGTCCCCAACAACCAGCTTGCTTCTCTGGCCAAGAGCTACGACAAGGCTAAGGACTACGTTAAAGAGAACGTCACCGTAGCTTATAAAGCTGGTGTGTATATTAGGTAAGCGTTCTCAAGAACCTGACGTGTTGAGGTGCGGATGTGTCGTTGTGTATGATCTAACGGTTTCTGTAATCCAGATTGTGTTGCTAGCGTTTGATGTGCCATATATGGTTCAAGAATTGTATATAGGCCGTCCGGACACATGCATTTAACGTCCTTTCTTGTCTTGTTTCTTCCCTACATGTGCCTAGATTTAAAGTAAAATGTCGATGCTATCATGTATGATCTGACGACCTGTTGGTAATGCGACAGGTATGTTGCTGTTGGAAACGAACCGTTCCTGAAATCGTACAACGGATCCAACCACGACACCACTTTTCCAGCAATGCAGAACGTCCAAAAAGCCTTGAATGAGGAAGGCTATGGAGACAAGATTAAAGTGACCACCCCACAGAATGCCGACGTCTACAACTCAGGTTCTCAAGGCCCATCTGCCGGCCAGTTCCGCTCTGACATAAGGGACGTCATGCTACAAATCGTGAACTTTTTAAAGGAAAACGACGCCCCTTTTCTCGTAAACGTGTACCCTTTCCTCAGCCTGTATCTGAACCCTGATTTCCCTGTCGAGTTTGCATTCTTTGACGGTGGAGCCCAGCCTGTCATGGACAAGGGAACCGCCTACACCAACATGCTTGATGCAAACCTAGACACCCTTGTTTGGTCACTGAGAAAAGCCGGCGCTCCCAAGCTGAAAATCATCCTAGGGGAAATCGGATGGCCGACTGACGGCAACAAGGACGCCAATGTCAATATGGCCAAGAAGTTCTACGACGggtttttcaagaaaatggctACAAAGAAAGGCACCCCATTGTACCCTGGAGAGATGGAATACTATCTATTCAGCTTGACGGATGAGAACCAAAAGAGCATCGCGCCGGGTGACTTCGAGCGGCACTGGGGGGTTCTCAGGTACGACGGGCAACCAAAGTTCCCAATGGATTTCAGTGGGAACGGCAGACAAGTGTGGCCGGTCGGCGCCAAGGACGTGCAGTACCTGGAAAAACAGTGGTGCGTTTTCAATACTGATATCAAGAACATGACGTTGGTGCCGGCGAAACAAGCAGAAGATCTCGTACGCCTTCAACATGTATTACCAGATGAACAATCAGGACGTGCGGGCGTGTAACTTCGAGGGTTTGGCCCGTGTCGTGGACCAGAACGCCTCCACCGACCAGTGCCTCTTCCCGATTGGGATAGAGAGTGTGGGATGGAAACTTGGGATGCATGTGGGAGCTAATGTCATGGTTGGGCTATTGGtcttattgttgttgttgtttagTCATTAAGGTGTGGGTACCtcaaatattattctaattaatatatacttgtCATGTGTACATACATTACGTtctaaatttcatttaaaaatatatatataatatatatatatatatatatatggtaggATGAaatgtacttttaattttgtaatttaggttatttgatatttttgttctttaatattttcttagtaTTTTTGATACtgcatttttctatatttagtaatttcagTCTTTTTTTTCGTTGAAGTTCACATTCACCAGTAGAAGGGTGAAATCTAACCAAAAAGAGGACTAaagttgcaaaaataaaaatgatacaGAATTAGAAagttaaagaactaaaattgcaaaaataaaaaagatacaGAATTAGAAagttaaagataaaaatgctAGCCAAAATGAACTAATAGGAATAGCATTGCCAATTTTAGAAAGccacatgtatatttttagtgGGAAGAGTGAATTCcaacaaagaaaattgttgaaaTCTCGAAAAGTAAACAAGTACagtaccaaaatattattataaaaagttaaaaaataaaaatactaaataatcCAAATTACGATACCAAAAATACATCTAAGCCTACTTTGATTGCTGGGTTGCTACGAGTATAGGCAAAACTTCCTCCCCTTGTGATGCAAACATGCATTCAGgttcatcattaattataaaataactaattatgaGAGAATTAATATCGACTATGACGTTTGAATTCACAatgtcaataattaattacataaatacaaataaaaaatagaaataaaaagattaatagttgagagaaaatatgataataataagGGTCAATTACAATAAGCTTCctgagattttttaaaataattataaatgtttccttattatttaaaaaataattaatatttcttaattttttagccATTGTCTGACAATTATCCTGATCTGTTAgtcttcattaattttttatcattctttaTGGTGATCTGATCAAAATACCTTTATGGAgtactataaattataattttacttattttttttaaaattttgtagaaaaaatttatggaCTACGTAgattacttttctttttataatttttaaaatttttacatccacactgttataattttttaataatttttaaaaaaaattcactaagTTGACAATTGCAGACCTTCAAACATtgaggatatttataattatatcaaatcttagAAAAGCTCATTGtaatattctaattataataataaaaatagtattaattgGAAAATTGTGTCattgtcatttattttctgaCAGAAATTTGGATAGGAAACTAAACGtgtccaattttttataattttgaaactattgtaattataaagcataaaactaaatatgagattactttaaaattttcataaagtaaagaattaaaaatattaacggCTATTTTATGGggctaaaaatataaattcaccAGATATAGATTTCTGGGGCAATTGGGTCCATTTGTTACTTAcgatatttaaaatatctcgGGGAAGTAAGGCCCAATAGCCCATACGATGCATCAGCAAAACAAAGCATGAAGCACAACCACTGTCCGTCGTTTTCTATTTCCTGATTGCCGCCGCCGAAGTACAACCGCCGTGAAATTGCTGCTTCTCGATAGCTGCGGCCGTCGGTGTACGGCTAGTTGTTTTTTTGGACAAACTCTCCAGAAATACTGCCAGTTGCAAAGCTCCCTCATCAGACTCAGCCAATCCTTCTCCATAGACAAAGTGACCACACTCTGCTATAGCTCTACGTAGCCTCATATTTGAGACCAATTCCTTGGTTTGGGAGGAGGCGTGGTGTAAATTAAGTCGCTCGAGCAAGAACACACCCCCTGCAACATTTTCTgaacaaattattgaaatgGCAAACAGCAAGTACGAGTACGTGAAGTCATTTGAGGTGGAGGATGAGATCATGTTGCCCAATATAATCATTGTCCGTGTCGATGGCCGTGATTTCCGCAGGTCTGACTGCAGCATACTTTCTAggcaaataaatatttaccttCCGTGTGATCCTTTTTTGACAAAAGAATTTTTCCTTGTGTTGGAGTAGATTTTCTGAAGTGCATGAGTTTGAGAAACCAAATGATAAGAAAGCACTGGAGTTGCTGAATGAGTGTGCAAAGGCTGTTCTGGAGCAGTTCCCagatattattttctcttatgGTTTCAGTGATGAGTACAGGTAAGAATGACATGTTATggaaataagtattttttcttactttatttttggattttctggatgatactttattttttgatgtcAGTTTCATATTCAAAAAAGGAACCAAGTTTTATCAGCGTCGGGCGAGGTACATGTTTTAGTTATTGTTAATAAGCTTTTCCATAATGTTCATATGTCATATAAGTTGTCATAGAATAGTTTCCTTTGCCTATGTTTCAATACATCTGGGATTTGATCTTGTATGCTGTTTTTGATTTCGTGCTTTGACTAATTTTCTTGTCATATAATAGTACTTGATTAGATAATGCTAGGGAGTGGCAAGTCAGATTTGCAATTTGTGATACTTTAATGCTTATTTTTCATACGAATTCATATAGgtgaacatatattttatacgtTTTGGTTAAAATCTGGTTTCCTGGATGGATTTATGTGACTGgctacaagaaaaagaaaagtattcAGTACACAGTGGGGAGGTGAGATAATTGCTTTTCCGGATTGCTTTTCCATTTCCCTGGCTTAGGAAATTTGCGTTCAAAGACATAAGAGATGCTGTCTAGAAGTTTGGGACAGTCTATCTGCGTGCTGGCACACTGGATTTGCGAGTTTTTCCTGGAATTTTTCTGTCTGGTTGGAAATGCCTATATGAGGAACCCTTTAGATGGTCAACCATCTATTTGATGTTCATTGTGATAGTGTTAATTAACCTGAGAGATGGTTGAAGCATGTGCAGTTTTAGGAGTAATGCTGAGAGGGTTGCCTTGGTATTTAAGGAATTCGCTAGACAGGCTTCATATGTAGCAGAAACCTCCAACAAGATAAGAATCAGCATCATTACACTGCTGTTGAATGTAAAAAGTTGAAACTTAAAAAGGAGGCTTGGACATCGTTGTAACTATGAGCTAGCATGGAGATGCTTTCAATGGGTTCTGTCAAACTTCTAATAGATACCAATTGATGCTGATTCCTACCGCATCTACATTTAAGAGTTAAGTTTATCACATCAGCATCTACTAATATCTAAGAGTTAAGTTTGCCACATCAGCATCTACTAATATCTAAGAGTTAAGTTTACGACATCAGTAAAGTACAGTGCCCAAGGAACTCCGGTTGTAATTTGCTAAGGTTGTTAGTGTAGTTTTGCTGTTCGTTTTTGCATGAAACCTACCAATGAAGcttaaaatgtatttagtTAACTGAGACATTGTCCCTAACAAAGTCTTTCGTCATCATTCTCTCGATCTTGTCAACATAATTATCGAAAGGGAGAAGTTGTGATGGTGGAACTTCAAGCGTGGTGgatcattttttactttattttctcatatttatcGTTACAAAAATCTCGTCGTAGGTTACACTTTAGAAATTTGGCTCAGCTTTTGTGGACTTCTAATCCAgtcttctaaaatttgaataagcAATGCATTATGAGGTGGATGTGGTGCCATGATGACTCAGTTTCTGGGATGTGGCATCAATCttcttttttacaattgtCAAAAGGAAGCTGAATATTGTCGTGCTCAATGTTATGGAATATGtgcattataaaatttaatgcaCTGAATAGTTTAGTGGATTTTAGCCTTGCTGAGGACTAATATTCCAATTTATGGACTAATGCTTCTCCATGTTTGTTCTATTATCTCGATTTCTAGGCATTCTTACTTAAAATGAGGTTGGAAGCAGGATATTAAATACCTATGCTTCTTCTTCTATTTGAATCAGAGTCGATTGGCTGACTAATAAAATGCTTTGCAGCAAGATACACTCCCTCATTGTGTCTTTCTTCACATCTGTTTATGTCACTAAATGGAAGGCCCTTTTCCCTCAGAAGGAGTTGAGATATCCCCCTTCACTTCGGTCACGAGTTATTTGCTGTGCATCTGTTGAAGTCCTTCAAGCATATCTTGTCTGGAGACAATATGAATGTAAGCTAATTTTAAACTACTTCCAATGGTgtattaatcaatataatgaatttataaagttgCACTACTCTGTACATTGTATAACTATCATTCATATTTTAGGCTGCAGAACTTTTCAATATCAAGGGGTTCTACATtcataaattgaaattcattatCCTTTTGGCAGGCCACTTAAATAACCAGTATGATACTTGTCTTTGGAAGCTGATTCAGAGCGGAAAGTCTCAGAAGGAAGCAGAAGAAATCCTGAAggtgaatttttattgttcAAATGTGCTTATACCCATCCAATTTGAATTCTTGATGTTGCACGTAGAGATTTAAAACTTTCGAGGCTATATTGTCAATATGatcaatcatatattttatgagaCCCTATGGAAATCTTGGGTTCGTTAGGAGTTAGACATATCTTGTAAAGGCTGAAGAGTGTTACTGGATGGTTTTGGCTGATTTAAATCATAACTAAGATACTCTTTGTCATACACAGTATAACTATGTTAACCTTTTATCAGTAATTTGTTCAAAACCATGGCTTCTGCATATGAGAGTACTTTGTAAGCAGGTGCTTCCTCACTTGCGAAAGGTGGAAATATGCGTAATGGTTTATGTCCGAAAATGGCTGTCTTACATTTTGGACTTCTAACCTTTTAATGAGGCATAAGAATTGTTAGATTTTGATGTCTTCTGTGGATCTTGTTGCCTTTTGAGTTTTCACCACCTGAGCTGGTGTAACTGATGATGACTAAAACATTATGAAGTTTCTATAATGAACGTGCCTATATACTAACATGATAGTTCTGCAACTTCATATGCCATTCAGCAGGCTAATGCTGtccataaaatttatgtgtacACAAAGCCTTCTTTCATGTCACATCCTATACAGTGTGTCATCATAATGATGTATTAACGATGGAGTTAAGAATAAACTCTAATTTGTTTCCCTATGGTCTCTTGtttccattaattattttaagtattgTATCCATCACATGCTGATCCACTGAAAATAACTTGTGGTTACTATTCTGTAGGGATCTCAGAAACAAGATAGGAATGAATTGCTTTATCAGTGCTTTAACATCAATTACAAGAAAGACATTCCAGAAATCTTTCGTCAAGGGACATGTACCCTCAAGACAGAGGTTGCTGctgcttcttctttttcttttctactcTTTTCCCCCCTCTCGATTGCCTTTCTCTCACTAGGTAATTATTGTTGACTgaaagaattttattgaatttctgGACCTACTCTGGGATTGTACCTGTCGACTTCTTGACATTGCTTCTGAGCTGTAAACTTGTGAATCTGCTAACAAGCTGGCTTGACTCCTTACTATTATATGTTTCGGTTAAGAATATAAGCTGATTCATTTTGGTTATCAAGTGGTGTATGTAATGAAACATTAACTTGCCAAaatatgtatttgttgtgaCCAGGTTGAAGATATCGTGAAGTACAAAGATGATGGATGTCCCGTCAAAAGACCAAGGAGGAAGGTCATAACAGTTCATTCGGAAAATGTTGCATCGAGAAGGTTCTGGAATGACCAGTTGTGTCTTCCAAAGGAACTGGGTCCATTTACTGAAGatttaaacaaaacaaagcCAGAGTATCTTAAGTCTTTCGAATATGAGAGCAAGTTGATGCCATTTACTTGGATTGTTATTCGCATTGATGGTTGTCATTTTCACAGGTAACTTGCTCATGCTGAGCTCTATAGTATTTTCTCTCAAGAGGTTATTCATCTACAAGTTGCAGTTAGTTGGAGTTGTTTGACTTGTCTTAAGCTCCATCACAAAATATAGATCTAATTGTTGTACAACTTAAGATGCTCTTTGCAATTCAGTGCTCGAATTGACATTCTGAATTCTGGGCTTTTTCAGCTATATCCTATGATGAGTGACATTATTGTGCAGGAtcattaatcattaattaacTTTTGTTGACTTAGCAGGGACAAGAAAGCATAATAAATACAACCTAATCTTAAGCTGTTACATCATCCATTTCTACTGGCTCTAGTTTTTACCTCGTTCGTTTGTGCAAGTGAAAGTCTTAGTGCTTTATCATCCACCTAGATGGGACtacataaaattttctcatttgaATCTTTGatcactaaaaatattggtaggaacttttaattttagaactctgaaaaaaattcatacattCTGCTTCTGTGAATGAAGACGTTCttcgaaaaaaagaaaaaagaaaaagaagacatTCTTGTGGTAcctggaatatatatatatttcatctcACTCCTTTTCAATTGGCCTTTCTCTGGTGGTTTctctttttgcctttttttgtGGGAAAAGTAAGGCATGAACTCTTGAAAGTTAAGGGTTGGTTTGGTTTAACTGAGAGGAAAAGGGGATTGAAAGGGGGGAGGGAATTGAAAAGGCAAGGGGAAAGAAAAGCTAAGTTTTCCTTTACGTTGTTTGATATGATTGGAAATACAtagattgagaagaaaagactaatttttgtaatttttccgGTTAACCCTTTTTCTTCGTTTAGTAttagaaaacaaacaaattaatattatactaaaataattcgagtatatcaaaaatttgaaaaccttattagtaaaaacatttatcaagaagaaatataatttttattaataaaaatattcatcaaattgAGTATTGAAactatttagtttaaataaactaaaaactACTACCAATGACCTCAAATAAagagaatttaaataaaatatgtacttcttttgtcttttttaccTACGGCCACTTTTCGGGCCGAATTTGGACTGAAGGGGTTTCATATACCCCATGTTTTACTTTACCTCTTAAGTATTCTAGCTAACCAAACACCAAACTTGTTCTTATGCATccatttttagtttcatttttgttatGCATCCTTTTTTCACCCACAACCAAACAAACCCTAAATTCCTCTTGGTGGTTTATCCTTGCTTTATTTATGTTGCATAAGTTTTTCTGTTAGCCCTTGTAAATAATGCTCTGGTGTTTTTTATCTTCACAAATATATAGCGGTTTTCAACATATTTGGTATGACATGCATCTTAAGTTCTTAACagtcaaaatttgaattggtAACCTTGACAAGATCACTAagatttttcctaattttgcTATAGTTGGAGGTCTCTCATTGTCCTCTGATGTTCTACTTCATCCTGAAAAGTTCAGTATTGGGAAGAAATAGGGACTTGTACTTGTCACTCATACATCTTGTGGCATTagctaaatatttttcaaattggcTGTGATTACACAGGAAACCGACATTAAGGAATTTATGTAAGCTAACCTGATTCGTTTGAGTTTAATCTTCGTAGTGAATTATTGAAGCATGTATGTTAATTATCTATCATTGTCTGAAACCAAGGAAATGGCAATACTCAACAGCATGTTGGTCTCCGTGAAGAAACAATGTTGCTTTTAAAGTACAATTCCCTCTACTACAAAATGGTAGAATCtacttaaattttagaaattaagtTGAGAAATTTTAGCTAGATTGAGTTGTGTCTTCTGATGCAATCCTTCCTTGGTGAGTAAATATTTGTTGCCTATGTTTGTTACAACATTTGAAATAGCACTCAatggttttgtgtttttcctGGGATTCTGGTAGATTTTCTGAAGTTCATGAATTTGAGAAGCCCAATGATGCACAAGCTCTCAACCTAATGAATTCATGTGCAGCTGGTGTACTAGAAGAGTTCAAGGATATTGTCTTTGCTTATGGGGTTAGTGATGAGTACAGGTAAGTAAATCAGTTTCACCTATTAGGCTTTCACtacattaattttctaaatttgtaCGTTTGACAAGTTTCTTGGTACTTTCAGCTTTGTGCTGAAGAAAGAGTCTCAGCTCTACCGAAGGCATGCCAGGTATCTCTTCTATGCATTAATAACTTCTAGCAGCTGATGGTAACGACAATCTCTGTGGGCTgttattacatatatagtaACTGAATCTTTTTACAATGTAAATTTCTAGTTTagattacagaaaattttgattagcattatttgtaaaaatttcctttttcctctgctttatttctttttatcatcttGTAGTGAAATAGTTTCCGCGGTTGTATCTTTCTTCTCTTCGATGTACGCAATGAAGTGGAATGAATTTTTCCGACATAAAGAGATGAAGTACCCACCATATTTTGATGGCCGTGCTGTTTGCTACCCGTCATGTGAGATTCTTCTAGATTATCTAGCATGGAGGCAAGTTGATTGTAagttttctctttccttttccctttttatcacattaattaattccatttttaattagatgGAAGAGGGAATCTACGGGAATGTAgtcatcctttttttttctttttcttttttaatgagTATCAGTTGTTGTTAGCACCCCATATATCTGAAGTTTGTTCGTATTTCTTGTTTGCCATAACAAGTTTTATATTTGCAATTCTCTCATTAAGTATTTTGAATTCGTAGGTCACATCAACAATCAGTACAATACTTGCTTCTGGATGCTTGTAAAGTCTGGAACGAGCAAGCGTGAAGCACAACATTACTTGAAGGTAAGCATTGAGTTTACATAGCAGCATACACCTCACATATGATATAGTTTAACTAACcatttgagaattttttactTGAGATTACTATAAGGCaatgcataaatttattttgtgctCACTAATATATACTCCTACTCTGTCGTGTTAAAATACCTTCTAGTAAGGAAtgtttggtttctttttcatctTGACTTCATAATTCATTTACATAAAAACTAGTTCCAAAAGTTGGAAATTGAGTTCCTTGAAAGTTTGTGAAACTAAAagtatgtttgaattatttgatctgGAAATGGAGAAGTATTTGGTTAGttaatgtgaaaattttaaagggaTTGtctaaaaa is a window from the Sesamum indicum cultivar Zhongzhi No. 13 linkage group LG15, S_indicum_v1.0, whole genome shotgun sequence genome containing:
- the LOC105178315 gene encoding tRNA(His) guanylyltransferase 1 yields the protein MANSKYEYVKSFEVEDEIMLPNIIIVRVDGRDFRRFSEVHEFEKPNDKKALELLNECAKAVLEQFPDIIFSYGFSDEYSFIFKKGTKFYQRRASKIHSLIVSFFTSVYVTKWKALFPQKELRYPPSLRSRVICCASVEVLQAYLVWRQYECHLNNQYDTCLWKLIQSGKSQKEAEEILKGSQKQDRNELLYQCFNINYKKDIPEIFRQGTCTLKTEVEDIVKYKDDGCPVKRPRRKVITVHSENVASRRFWNDQLCLPKELGPFTEDLNKTKPEYLKSFEYESKLMPFTWIVIRIDGCHFHRFSEVHEFEKPNDAQALNLMNSCAAGVLEEFKDIVFAYGVSDEYSFVLKKESQLYRRHASEIVSAVVSFFSSMYAMKWNEFFRHKEMKYPPYFDGRAVCYPSCEILLDYLAWRQVDCHINNQYNTCFWMLVKSGTSKREAQHYLKGTQAQEKNELLDQLSGIIDYYNKLPLMFRQGSSVYWDKEKMVDNEGGAAGKSRKIVVVKHCNIIETSFWEAHPGILDEKHNDFRL